Proteins encoded together in one Rhizobium bangladeshense window:
- a CDS encoding helix-turn-helix domain-containing protein — protein sequence MTPFGEAVRRLRARKGVSQKEMAQALNVSPAYLSALEHGKRGLPTFDLLQRIAGYFNIIWDEAEELFLLARSSDPRIVIDTSGLPPEYTEFANRLARRIRELDSEEIARLSALLENGVKGDGKAS from the coding sequence ATGACACCCTTCGGAGAGGCGGTTCGCAGGCTGAGGGCGCGCAAGGGCGTCTCGCAGAAGGAGATGGCGCAAGCACTGAACGTCTCTCCGGCCTATCTCTCGGCGCTCGAACATGGAAAGCGGGGCTTGCCGACGTTCGACCTGCTGCAGCGTATCGCCGGTTATTTCAACATCATCTGGGACGAGGCAGAGGAATTGTTCCTGCTTGCGCGTTCCTCGGACCCGCGCATCGTCATCGACACGTCGGGTCTGCCGCCTGAATACACCGAATTTGCCAACCGGCTGGCCCGGCGAATCCGCGAGCTTGACAGTGAGGAGATCGCCCGGCTATCGGCTCTTCTCGAAAATGGCGTCAAAGGCGACGGAAAAGCGTCATAA
- a CDS encoding Tim44/TimA family putative adaptor protein gives MSSNDFITLFFLVAAVLIFFQLRSVLGRRTGNEKPPRDLFRPRDATPAEAADAGKVVTLPRRDATAEEEDRFSAIDAFAAPGTPLNESLRALNKADPSFNPKEFLNGARMAYEMIVMAYADGDRKTLKNLLSREVYDGFGAAIAERETRGEKVKSTFVGIDKAEITHAETKGSEAQITVRIVSQLISATYDKADVLIEGDAENVAEVNDLWTFARDTRSRDPNWKLVATESEHE, from the coding sequence ATGAGTTCGAACGACTTCATCACATTATTCTTCCTGGTGGCGGCGGTGCTGATCTTCTTTCAGCTGCGCTCCGTGCTCGGGCGCCGTACAGGAAATGAGAAGCCGCCGCGCGATCTCTTCAGGCCGCGGGATGCTACTCCGGCCGAGGCCGCCGATGCCGGCAAGGTCGTGACGCTGCCGCGCCGTGATGCAACGGCCGAGGAAGAGGATCGCTTCTCCGCCATCGACGCCTTTGCCGCGCCGGGCACCCCGCTCAATGAATCGCTGCGCGCCCTGAACAAGGCCGATCCCTCCTTCAATCCGAAGGAGTTTCTGAACGGCGCCCGCATGGCCTACGAAATGATCGTCATGGCCTATGCCGACGGCGACCGCAAAACGCTGAAGAATCTGTTGTCTCGCGAGGTTTATGACGGCTTCGGGGCAGCAATCGCCGAGCGCGAAACCCGGGGCGAGAAGGTGAAGTCCACCTTCGTCGGCATCGACAAGGCTGAAATCACCCATGCGGAGACGAAGGGCAGTGAAGCGCAGATCACCGTGCGCATCGTCAGCCAGCTGATTTCGGCCACCTATGACAAGGCGGATGTGTTGATCGAGGGCGACGCCGAAAATGTCGCCGAGGTCAATGATCTCTGGACCTTCGCCCGCGACACCCGTTCGCGCGATCCGAACTGGAAACTTGTGGCGACCGAATCGGAACATGAGTGA
- the mltA gene encoding murein transglycosylase A yields the protein MSEQASDFVLQAISFDTLEGWRDDDPSGLFEVMRRCRLQITDVKPYRTGSLGLSAEDLLPLLMDAENFTPASPASARAFFETRCRPFLIRSKDGRPGFVTAFYEPEIEVSERPDDVFRFPFYSRPNDLIDLDDGNRPAELDESYVFGRLHDDGRIGVYPDRREIDRGFLEGRGLEIAWAKSKVDVFFVHVQGAARLRYRDGRIGRITYAAKAGHAFSAIGKLLIERGEIDRAEISMQSIRAWLASHPERVDEVLWHNRSYIFFREAPSPAISLQTADPEAGPVAAAKVPLLAGRSLAVDRLIHTFGFPFFIRSDSLTHLDHGRPFRRLMLALDTGSAIVGPARGDIFTGSGDLAGERAGTVRNDADFVILIPKAAAGRFD from the coding sequence ATGAGTGAGCAGGCATCGGACTTCGTCCTGCAGGCCATCAGCTTCGATACGCTGGAAGGCTGGAGGGATGATGATCCCTCCGGCCTTTTTGAAGTGATGCGACGCTGCCGCCTGCAGATCACCGACGTTAAACCCTACCGCACCGGTTCGCTCGGCCTGAGCGCGGAGGATCTGCTTCCGCTTCTTATGGACGCTGAAAATTTTACGCCGGCGTCGCCGGCATCGGCGCGGGCTTTTTTTGAAACGCGTTGCCGGCCCTTTCTGATCCGCAGCAAGGACGGTAGGCCCGGTTTCGTCACCGCCTTCTACGAGCCTGAGATCGAGGTGTCGGAGCGGCCGGACGACGTTTTCCGCTTTCCCTTTTACAGCCGCCCGAACGATCTGATCGATCTCGACGACGGCAATCGTCCTGCTGAATTGGATGAATCGTATGTTTTCGGCCGCTTGCATGATGACGGCCGCATTGGCGTCTATCCGGATCGGCGCGAGATCGACCGCGGCTTTCTCGAAGGCCGCGGCCTCGAAATCGCCTGGGCGAAATCGAAGGTCGATGTCTTCTTCGTGCATGTGCAGGGTGCCGCCCGTCTGCGCTATCGCGACGGCCGCATCGGCCGCATCACCTATGCGGCGAAGGCCGGCCATGCCTTCTCGGCGATCGGCAAGCTCTTGATCGAGCGTGGCGAGATCGACCGCGCCGAGATTTCCATGCAATCGATTCGCGCCTGGCTGGCCAGCCATCCCGAGCGAGTGGACGAGGTGCTATGGCACAACCGCTCCTATATTTTCTTTCGCGAGGCGCCCTCGCCGGCGATCAGCCTGCAAACCGCCGATCCTGAGGCGGGTCCGGTCGCAGCTGCCAAGGTGCCGCTTCTCGCCGGGCGATCCCTTGCGGTCGACCGGTTGATCCATACTTTCGGTTTTCCCTTTTTCATCCGCTCCGACAGCCTCACCCACCTTGATCACGGCCGGCCCTTCCGCCGGTTAATGCTAGCGCTCGATACAGGCTCGGCGATCGTCGGGCCGGCGCGAGGCGATATCTTCACCGGTTCGGGGGATTTGGCCGGAGAGCGCGCCGGCACCGTCCGCAACGATGCTGACTTCGTCATCCTCATCCCCAAAGCCGCCGCCGGACGTTTCGACTGA
- the coaE gene encoding dephospho-CoA kinase (Dephospho-CoA kinase (CoaE) performs the final step in coenzyme A biosynthesis.): MLKIGLTGSIGMGKSTVGKLFAEAGIPLNDSDAVVHDLYAGEAAPLVNTAFPGTMKDGAVDRHELGRQLALDPEGFKRLEAIVHPLVRERETEFLARQQAAGAEMVLLDIPLLFETGAWERVDVIVVVSTDPQIQRQRVLARDDMTEEKFDMILSRQTPDSEKRRRADYLVDTSHSIAETRQRVLEIIAELKMRIANGDFRNA; the protein is encoded by the coding sequence ATGCTGAAGATCGGACTTACCGGCTCAATCGGAATGGGAAAATCGACGGTCGGCAAACTCTTCGCCGAGGCCGGAATCCCTTTGAATGATTCCGACGCCGTGGTCCATGATCTCTACGCCGGCGAAGCAGCGCCGCTGGTCAATACAGCTTTTCCCGGCACGATGAAGGACGGAGCGGTCGACCGGCATGAACTGGGCCGCCAGCTCGCGCTCGATCCCGAAGGCTTTAAACGCCTCGAAGCGATCGTCCATCCGCTGGTTCGCGAACGGGAAACGGAATTTCTGGCGCGACAACAGGCAGCCGGCGCCGAGATGGTCCTGCTCGATATTCCGCTGCTCTTCGAAACCGGCGCCTGGGAAAGAGTGGATGTCATCGTCGTCGTCAGCACCGATCCACAGATTCAGCGTCAGAGGGTGCTTGCGCGGGACGACATGACCGAAGAAAAATTCGATATGATTCTCTCTCGCCAGACACCAGACTCGGAAAAACGGCGCCGCGCCGATTACCTGGTCGACACCAGCCACAGCATTGCGGAAACGCGGCAGCGGGTGCTTGAGATCATCGCCGAGCTGAAAATGCGGATAGCCAACGGAGATTTCCGGAATGCGTGA
- a CDS encoding Smr/MutS family protein yields the protein MARDRKLSADERILWGKVARSTRPMPGKANGLTELDAFLAETEAAAERQNVEKQTSVSPTAAQPAAPSTPRQPAKVHHPLERPVKRKIAKGRLALEARIDLHGLVQSQAHVILLDFLIRAHERGMRHVLVITGKGSSLGSEGALKRAVPLWFSKPEFRHLISSYEPAAQHHGGEGALYIRLSRRHGEKP from the coding sequence ATGGCCAGGGATCGCAAGCTCAGCGCCGATGAAAGGATCCTGTGGGGCAAGGTCGCCCGCAGCACGCGGCCGATGCCCGGCAAGGCGAATGGGTTGACCGAACTCGATGCTTTTCTTGCCGAAACCGAAGCGGCGGCGGAACGGCAGAACGTTGAAAAGCAGACCTCCGTTTCGCCGACGGCGGCACAGCCGGCCGCACCCTCGACCCCGAGGCAGCCGGCCAAGGTGCACCATCCGCTGGAAAGGCCGGTCAAGCGCAAGATCGCCAAAGGCCGGCTGGCGCTCGAGGCGCGCATCGACCTCCATGGGCTGGTGCAGAGCCAGGCCCATGTCATTCTCCTCGATTTTTTAATCCGAGCCCATGAACGCGGCATGCGCCATGTGCTCGTCATCACGGGCAAAGGAAGCTCGCTGGGCAGCGAAGGTGCATTGAAACGGGCGGTCCCACTGTGGTTCTCGAAGCCCGAATTCCGCCACCTGATCTCCTCCTATGAGCCGGCCGCACAGCATCACGGCGGCGAGGGTGCGCTCTATATCCGGCTGTCGCGGCGGCATGGGGAAAAGCCATGA
- a CDS encoding pyruvate, water dikinase regulatory protein: MENRTNFFHLHLISDSTGETLISAGRAASAQFRSAQPIEHVYPLIRNRKQLLPVLQAIDDAPGIVLYTIVDRDLASLIDERCVEMGVASVNVLEPVMNAFQIYLGAPSRRRVGAQHVMNAGYFARIEALNFTMDHDDGQMPDDYNDADVVIIGISRTSKTPTSIYLANRGIKTANIPIVYGVPLPESLLAATKPLIVCLIATTDRISQVRENRVLGATQGFDREHYTDRAAISEELKYARSLCARHGWPLIDVTRRSIEETAAAIVALRPKLR, encoded by the coding sequence GTGGAGAACAGAACGAACTTCTTTCATCTGCACCTGATTTCTGACTCGACCGGAGAGACTCTCATCTCAGCGGGCCGCGCCGCCTCGGCGCAGTTCAGATCCGCTCAGCCGATCGAGCATGTCTATCCGCTGATCCGCAATCGCAAACAGCTGCTGCCGGTTCTGCAGGCGATCGATGACGCACCCGGGATCGTGCTATACACAATTGTCGACAGGGATCTGGCGAGCCTGATCGACGAGCGCTGCGTCGAGATGGGTGTCGCCTCGGTCAACGTGCTGGAGCCGGTCATGAATGCGTTCCAGATCTATCTTGGCGCCCCCTCCCGCCGTCGGGTCGGGGCCCAGCATGTGATGAATGCCGGTTACTTCGCCCGCATCGAGGCGCTGAACTTCACTATGGATCATGATGACGGCCAGATGCCGGATGATTACAATGATGCCGATGTCGTCATCATCGGGATCAGCCGGACATCGAAGACGCCGACCAGCATCTATCTCGCCAACCGCGGCATCAAGACGGCGAACATTCCGATCGTCTACGGTGTACCCTTGCCGGAGAGCTTGCTCGCGGCAACAAAACCGCTGATCGTCTGCCTGATCGCTACTACCGACCGTATTTCCCAGGTCCGAGAAAATCGGGTGCTCGGAGCGACGCAAGGTTTCGACCGCGAACATTACACCGATAGAGCCGCGATCTCGGAGGAGCTGAAATATGCCCGCTCCCTCTGCGCCCGCCACGGATGGCCGCTGATCGATGTAACTCGCCGCTCGATCGAGGAAACGGCGGCAGCCATTGTTGCCCTCCGGCCGAAGCTGCGCTAA
- the secB gene encoding protein-export chaperone SecB: MADDNNSNGATNPTLSILAQYTKDLSFENPGAPRSLQARDKAPTININVNVNANPLSDTDFDVVLSLNAEAKDGDKTVFHTELVYGGVFRVAGFPQEHMLPVLFIECPRMLFPFARQIIADVTRNGGFPPLMIDPIDFTQMFAQRVAEEQARAKVQAVPN, translated from the coding sequence ATGGCAGACGATAACAACAGCAACGGTGCGACCAACCCCACCCTTTCGATCCTTGCGCAATATACCAAGGACCTTTCGTTCGAAAATCCGGGTGCGCCGCGTTCGCTGCAGGCCCGCGACAAGGCGCCGACGATCAACATCAATGTGAACGTCAACGCCAATCCGCTTTCCGACACGGATTTCGACGTCGTGTTATCGCTGAACGCCGAAGCCAAGGACGGCGACAAGACGGTGTTCCACACCGAACTCGTCTATGGCGGCGTCTTCCGCGTTGCCGGCTTCCCGCAAGAGCACATGCTGCCGGTTCTCTTCATCGAGTGCCCGCGCATGCTCTTCCCCTTCGCCCGTCAGATCATCGCCGACGTGACCCGCAACGGTGGTTTCCCGCCGTTGATGATCGACCCGATCGATTTCACGCAGATGTTCGCGCAGCGCGTTGCCGAAGAACAGGCCCGCGCCAAGGTTCAGGCCGTTCCGAACTGA
- a CDS encoding FxsA family protein has translation MRFSILPAFILLLPLGEIAGFVIVGRAIGLALTLALVMASFVLGVVLLRRQGIGILRRMSSEGRNGVMPGRDLLKPAMTVMAALLLIIPGFLTDIIALLILTPPVRDLVWRSIARRFVVNTKGGFSAGPKPDFRDRSPNSKVVDLDEEDYHREPDRNSPWSGKHLGD, from the coding sequence ATGCGTTTTTCAATCCTGCCGGCTTTCATTCTGTTGCTGCCACTTGGCGAAATTGCCGGCTTCGTTATCGTCGGCCGTGCGATCGGTCTGGCGCTGACGCTTGCGCTCGTCATGGCGAGCTTCGTTCTCGGCGTGGTCCTGCTGCGCCGGCAGGGGATCGGTATCCTGCGGCGCATGTCGAGCGAAGGACGGAACGGTGTCATGCCCGGGCGTGATCTGCTGAAGCCGGCGATGACGGTCATGGCAGCGCTGCTCCTGATCATTCCTGGGTTCCTCACGGATATCATCGCCCTCCTTATTCTCACGCCGCCGGTGCGCGATCTCGTCTGGCGGTCGATTGCCAGGCGCTTCGTCGTCAACACGAAGGGCGGCTTTTCGGCTGGCCCGAAGCCCGATTTCCGCGATCGCAGCCCGAATTCAAAGGTGGTCGATCTCGACGAGGAGGACTATCATAGGGAGCCGGACCGGAACTCGCCATGGTCGGGCAAACATCTCGGTGACTGA
- the gyrB gene encoding DNA topoisomerase (ATP-hydrolyzing) subunit B, whose translation MSDTSATENGVSTEYGADSIKVLKGLDAVRKRPGMYIGDTDDGSGLHHMVYEVVDNAIDEALAGHADIVTVTLNPDGSVTVTDNGRGIPTDIHSGEGVSAAEVIMTQLHAGGKFDQNSYKVSGGLHGVGVSVVNALSVWLKLKIRRHGKIHEMSFTHGVADAPLKVTGDAPDSTGTEVSFMPSSETFTMTEFDYGTLEHRLRELAFLNSGVRILLADKRHSDIKQEEMRYEGGLEAFVAYLDRAKKPLVDKPVAIRGEKDGITVEVAMWWNDSYHENVLCFTNNIPQRDGGTHMAGFRAALTRQVVSYADNSGITKKEKVTLQGEDCREGLTAVLSVKVPDPKFSSQTKDKLVSSEVRPVVESLVNEALNTWFEEHPSEAKILVGKVVEAAAAREAARKARELTRRKGALDIASLPGKLADCSERDPAKSEVFLVEGDSAGGSAKQGRSRENQAILPLRGKILNVERARFDKMLSSQEIGTLITALGTGIGKDEFNAEKLRYHKIIIMTDADVDGAHIRTLLLTFFFRQMPELIERGHLYIAQPPLYKVARGKSVQYLKDEKALEEYLIAQGLEDAALRLGSGEVRTGQDLREVILDALRMRALLDNLHSRYNRAVVEQAAIAGALNAELVSDQTRAQALASEVASRLDIIAEETERGWQGDLAGDGGLRLERMVRGVKEAVVLDMALIGSSDARHIDQLTARLKEIYQTPPSLHRREGDIEISGPRALLDAIFASGRKGLTMQRYKGLGEMNAEQLWETTLDPNVRSLLQVKVSDATDADGLFARLMGDEVEPRREFIQDNALSVANLDI comes from the coding sequence ATGAGCGATACATCCGCGACGGAAAACGGCGTAAGCACCGAATATGGCGCAGATTCCATCAAGGTCCTGAAGGGCCTCGATGCGGTGCGCAAACGCCCCGGCATGTATATCGGCGATACCGACGATGGCTCCGGCCTGCATCACATGGTCTACGAGGTCGTCGACAACGCGATTGACGAAGCGCTGGCCGGCCATGCCGACATCGTCACCGTCACCCTCAATCCGGACGGCTCCGTGACCGTCACCGATAACGGCCGCGGCATCCCGACCGACATTCATAGCGGCGAGGGCGTATCGGCCGCCGAAGTCATCATGACGCAGCTCCATGCCGGCGGTAAATTCGACCAGAATTCGTACAAGGTCTCGGGCGGCCTGCACGGGGTGGGCGTTTCCGTCGTCAACGCGCTTTCGGTCTGGCTGAAGCTGAAGATCCGCCGCCATGGCAAGATCCATGAAATGAGCTTCACCCATGGCGTGGCCGATGCTCCTCTGAAGGTCACGGGCGATGCTCCTGATTCGACCGGCACGGAAGTGAGTTTCATGCCGAGCAGCGAAACCTTCACCATGACGGAGTTCGATTACGGCACGCTCGAACACCGCCTGCGCGAACTCGCCTTCCTGAATTCCGGCGTCCGTATCCTGCTGGCCGACAAGCGCCACTCCGACATCAAGCAGGAAGAGATGCGCTATGAGGGCGGCCTCGAAGCCTTCGTCGCCTATCTCGACCGCGCCAAGAAGCCGCTCGTCGACAAGCCGGTCGCCATCCGCGGCGAAAAGGACGGCATCACCGTCGAAGTCGCGATGTGGTGGAACGACAGCTATCACGAGAACGTGCTCTGCTTCACCAACAACATTCCCCAGCGTGACGGCGGTACCCATATGGCCGGCTTCCGCGCGGCGCTGACGCGTCAGGTCGTTTCCTATGCCGATAATTCCGGCATCACCAAGAAGGAAAAGGTGACGCTGCAGGGCGAGGACTGCCGCGAAGGCCTGACGGCGGTCCTGTCGGTCAAGGTTCCCGATCCGAAATTTTCCTCGCAGACGAAGGACAAGCTCGTTTCCTCGGAAGTTCGTCCGGTCGTCGAAAGCCTCGTCAACGAAGCGTTGAACACCTGGTTCGAAGAACATCCGAGCGAAGCCAAGATCCTCGTCGGCAAGGTTGTCGAGGCGGCGGCCGCGCGTGAAGCCGCCCGCAAGGCCCGCGAATTGACCCGCCGTAAGGGCGCGCTTGATATCGCTTCGCTGCCGGGCAAGCTCGCCGACTGTTCCGAGCGTGATCCGGCAAAATCCGAAGTATTCCTCGTCGAGGGTGATTCGGCCGGCGGTTCGGCCAAGCAGGGCCGGTCGCGTGAGAACCAGGCGATCCTGCCGCTGCGCGGCAAGATCCTGAACGTCGAGCGCGCTCGCTTCGACAAGATGCTGTCCAGCCAGGAGATTGGCACGCTGATCACCGCGCTCGGGACCGGCATCGGCAAGGACGAGTTCAACGCCGAAAAACTGCGCTATCACAAGATCATCATCATGACGGACGCCGATGTCGACGGCGCCCACATCCGCACCCTGCTGCTCACTTTCTTCTTCCGCCAGATGCCGGAGCTGATCGAGCGCGGCCATCTCTACATCGCCCAGCCGCCGCTCTATAAGGTCGCGCGCGGCAAATCGGTGCAGTATCTGAAGGACGAGAAGGCGCTCGAGGAATATCTGATCGCTCAGGGTCTCGAGGATGCGGCGTTGAGGCTCGGCAGCGGCGAGGTCCGCACCGGCCAGGACCTGCGCGAGGTCATTCTCGATGCGCTGCGCATGCGCGCCCTGCTTGACAATCTCCATTCACGTTACAATCGCGCGGTCGTCGAACAGGCGGCAATCGCCGGTGCACTCAACGCCGAACTCGTCAGCGACCAGACACGAGCGCAGGCATTGGCAAGTGAGGTCGCAAGCCGTCTCGACATCATTGCCGAGGAAACCGAGCGCGGCTGGCAGGGAGATCTCGCCGGTGATGGCGGCCTGCGCCTCGAGCGCATGGTTCGCGGCGTAAAGGAAGCGGTCGTGCTCGACATGGCGCTGATCGGCTCTTCCGACGCCCGCCACATCGACCAGCTGACCGCTCGCCTCAAGGAAATCTACCAGACGCCGCCGTCGCTGCACCGGCGCGAAGGCGACATTGAAATTTCGGGACCGCGCGCCCTGCTCGACGCAATCTTCGCCAGCGGGCGCAAGGGTCTGACCATGCAGCGCTACAAGGGCCTCGGCGAAATGAATGCCGAACAGCTCTGGGAGACGACGCTCGATCCGAACGTGCGCTCGCTGCTGCAAGTCAAGGTCAGCGACGCCACTGATGCCGACGGCCTCTTCGCCCGTCTGATGGGTGATGAAGTCGAGCCGCGGCGCGAATTCATCCAGGACAACGCGCTCAGCGTCGCAAACCTCGATATCTGA
- the dnaQ gene encoding DNA polymerase III subunit epsilon produces MREIIFDTETTGLDNRADRIIEIGGIELFNHFPTGNTIHIYINPGDQKVHPDALAVHGITDEFLKDKKTFAEVADEILAFFGDAKWIAHNATFDMGFVNAEFARLGLPPILPDKVVDTLSMARRKHPMGPNSLDALCRRYGIDNSHRTKHGALLDSELLAEVYIEMIGGRQAAFGLSISGQSGQARGEMAAEDDLVIAAAFERPRPLGSRLSQAEAQAHEALIAKLGEKSIWAKYASPN; encoded by the coding sequence ATGCGTGAGATCATCTTCGATACGGAAACCACTGGCCTCGACAATCGTGCCGATCGCATTATCGAAATTGGCGGCATCGAACTCTTCAATCATTTCCCGACCGGCAACACGATCCACATCTATATCAATCCCGGCGACCAGAAGGTTCATCCGGATGCACTGGCCGTGCACGGCATTACCGACGAGTTCCTGAAGGACAAGAAGACCTTCGCGGAAGTTGCCGACGAAATCCTCGCCTTCTTCGGCGACGCCAAGTGGATCGCCCACAACGCCACTTTCGATATGGGCTTCGTCAATGCCGAATTCGCGCGGCTCGGTTTGCCGCCGATTCTGCCGGACAAGGTGGTCGATACGCTGTCGATGGCGCGGCGCAAGCACCCGATGGGACCGAATTCGCTCGACGCGCTCTGCCGGCGCTACGGCATCGACAATTCGCACCGTACCAAACACGGCGCGCTGCTCGACTCCGAACTGCTGGCCGAGGTCTATATCGAGATGATCGGCGGCAGACAGGCGGCATTCGGCCTGAGCATATCAGGTCAATCCGGCCAGGCCCGCGGTGAAATGGCCGCCGAAGACGATCTGGTGATTGCCGCGGCGTTCGAACGGCCCCGCCCGCTTGGCTCCCGCCTCAGCCAGGCAGAAGCGCAGGCGCATGAGGCGCTTATCGCCAAGCTCGGCGAAAAGAGCATCTGGGCGAAATACGCCAGCCCGAATTGA
- a CDS encoding nitroreductase family protein, with the protein MTKSNNRESDYPIDPMFLDRWSPRAFTGEIIEEAELLSLLEAAHWAPSSSNQQPWRFIYALKGSEHWEKFVALLVDANQEWAKNASALIFVVSRSFTGAAGSGEEKPSYTHSFDAGAAWGYLALQARLSSLYAHGMGGIKHEEIRKTFKIPEGYRVEAGVAVGRLADKSVLSERNQAREFPSQRKPLSDLAFNGHFVAN; encoded by the coding sequence ATGACAAAGAGCAATAACCGCGAGTCCGACTATCCGATCGATCCGATGTTCCTCGACCGCTGGTCACCTCGCGCCTTTACCGGCGAAATCATCGAAGAAGCGGAATTGCTCAGCCTCCTAGAAGCCGCCCATTGGGCGCCGTCCTCTTCCAACCAGCAGCCCTGGCGCTTCATCTATGCCCTCAAGGGCTCGGAGCATTGGGAGAAATTCGTCGCACTGCTCGTCGACGCCAATCAGGAATGGGCAAAGAACGCATCGGCGCTGATCTTCGTCGTGTCACGCAGCTTCACCGGTGCTGCCGGTTCCGGCGAGGAAAAGCCGAGCTACACCCATTCGTTCGACGCCGGTGCGGCCTGGGGATATCTGGCGCTCCAGGCGCGCCTTTCCAGTCTCTATGCGCATGGCATGGGCGGCATCAAACACGAGGAAATCAGGAAGACGTTCAAAATTCCTGAGGGTTACCGGGTGGAAGCGGGCGTCGCCGTCGGCCGTCTGGCTGACAAGAGCGTGCTTTCCGAACGCAATCAGGCGCGCGAATTCCCGAGCCAGCGCAAGCCGCTATCCGACCTCGCCTTTAACGGTCATTTCGTCGCGAACTAA
- a CDS encoding shikimate dehydrogenase → MDDSRETLGPKAFVTGFPVKHSRSPLIHGYWLKTLGLPGSYRAHEVAPAAFPDFIASLKNGSSGFTGGNVTIPHKELAFRLADKPDDLAHELGASNTLWLEDGLLHATNTDGCGFTANLDERHPGWDRHDTAVVFGAGGASRAIIQAVRDRGFREIHVVNRTVERARELADRFGPKVRAHPAGALTEVMHGAGLFINTTSLGMDGEAVPLIDFAPLAADAVVTDIVYIPLKTPILRQAEEQGLSVVDGLGMLLHQAVPGFEKWFGKRPVVDAALRALIVADMEAHSC, encoded by the coding sequence ATGGATGATTCACGTGAAACACTCGGACCGAAGGCGTTTGTCACGGGCTTTCCCGTCAAGCATTCGCGCTCGCCGCTGATACACGGATACTGGCTGAAGACGCTTGGCCTGCCGGGCAGCTACCGCGCCCACGAGGTGGCACCCGCTGCCTTTCCCGATTTCATTGCCTCGCTGAAGAATGGCAGTTCCGGTTTTACCGGAGGCAATGTCACCATCCCCCACAAGGAACTTGCCTTCAGGCTCGCCGACAAGCCGGATGATCTGGCGCACGAGCTCGGCGCCTCGAACACGCTCTGGCTGGAGGATGGCCTCCTGCATGCCACCAATACCGACGGCTGCGGCTTCACCGCTAACCTTGATGAGCGCCATCCCGGCTGGGACCGTCATGATACCGCCGTGGTCTTCGGTGCCGGCGGTGCGAGTCGGGCGATCATTCAGGCGGTTCGCGACCGTGGCTTCAGGGAAATCCACGTCGTCAACCGCACCGTCGAACGTGCGCGCGAGCTAGCCGATCGCTTCGGGCCGAAAGTTCGAGCCCACCCGGCGGGCGCGCTTACCGAAGTCATGCACGGCGCCGGCCTCTTCATCAACACGACCTCGCTCGGCATGGACGGTGAGGCGGTGCCGCTGATCGATTTTGCGCCGCTTGCAGCCGATGCGGTCGTCACCGATATCGTCTACATCCCCTTGAAGACACCGATCCTGAGACAAGCGGAAGAGCAGGGACTGTCGGTCGTCGACGGTCTTGGGATGCTGCTGCACCAGGCTGTTCCTGGTTTCGAAAAATGGTTCGGCAAGCGTCCTGTCGTCGACGCGGCGCTGCGGGCGTTGATTGTCGCCGACATGGAAGCGCACTCATGCTGA
- a CDS encoding Maf-like protein, whose protein sequence is MTPKLILASSSPFRRMLMENAGLSFEAHPAKIDERAVEAPLEKAGAKPDMVASILAKAKAQDVSVRFPESLVIGSDQTMSLGDRVFHKPKDMADAANHLHALSGTTHRLNSAIAIVRDGVVLWEHLGHAELTMRPLREDFIARHLARVGERALSSVGAYQLEGEGVQLFEKIEGDYFTILGLPMLPLLGKLREFGAIDG, encoded by the coding sequence ATGACACCGAAACTCATCCTTGCGTCGTCGAGTCCGTTTCGAAGGATGCTGATGGAAAATGCCGGTCTCTCCTTCGAGGCGCACCCCGCGAAGATCGACGAAAGGGCTGTCGAGGCCCCGCTGGAAAAAGCCGGCGCGAAGCCGGACATGGTCGCCAGCATCCTCGCCAAGGCTAAGGCCCAGGATGTCAGCGTCCGCTTTCCCGAAAGTCTGGTCATCGGTTCGGATCAGACGATGTCGCTCGGCGACCGCGTTTTCCACAAACCGAAGGACATGGCCGATGCAGCGAACCACCTTCATGCCCTGTCGGGCACGACCCACCGGCTAAACAGCGCCATCGCGATCGTCCGCGACGGCGTCGTCTTGTGGGAGCATCTCGGCCATGCGGAACTGACGATGCGACCCCTGAGGGAGGATTTCATCGCCAGGCACCTGGCACGGGTGGGCGAACGGGCGCTTTCCAGCGTCGGCGCCTACCAGCTGGAAGGAGAGGGCGTTCAGCTCTTCGAGAAGATCGAGGGCGACTATTTCACCATACTCGGGCTGCCGATGCTTCCGCTCCTGGGAAAATTGCGAGAATTCGGAGCGATCGATGGATGA